Within Acidobacteriota bacterium, the genomic segment AAGTGGACGGAGGAATCAGCTATCATCGAGCAGCGTTCAGCAATCCAGTCAGACTCCTAGCTCAAACCGGCCTCACAAACGACATGTCTTCACACCACGGCCTACCTACCATCATCCTGGCGGATGACCATCCCATGATGCTCCAGGGCTTGGAGAGGCTGCTGGGCCGGCGATTGGACGTGATCGCCAAGGTCACCGACGGCTTGGAACTGGTCGACTCCGCCGCCGAGCTTCAGCCCGATCTGGTTCTCGCCGACATCTCGATGCCGCGCCTGAACGGGATCGAGGCCGTTCGCCGGATGAAGGAGGTCTCGCCGGCCACCCGCGTGTTGATCTTGAGCCTGCATGAGGAGCCCGATTGGGTGCGAGCCGCCTTCGAGGCGGGGGCCTGGGGCTATCTCACCAAGACCTCCGCTGCCGAGGAGATCGAGGGGGCCATCGAGGAGATACTGGCGGACCGCTTCTATGTCAGTCCCCGCGTCACCCGCAGCATCCTGTCGCCGCCGGCTCCTGCCACGGCGGCTTCGAAGGCAGCCTCCCCGGCTGCCCCCTGTTCTCCCGAAGGAGCGCCTCTAACCCCGCGCGAGCTGGAGATCGTGGGGCTGGTGGGCCAAGGCCTGCCCAACAAAGACATCGCCGTACACCTCGGCATCGCCTTGACCACCGTTCGCACTCACCTCAACAGCATCTACAGCAAGCTGGGCCATGAGAACCGGGTCGAGCTGGCTCTTTCCTCGGCGAGAATCTTGGCCCGAGAGGCCTGAAGTGAGCGTTCAAGAAAACTACTTCGGCGGTGAAGAGGAGGCTCGCCGACACCTGGCGAGGGTGCTCCACGACGATCACAGCCAGCGGGTCACGGCTCTCGGCCTGGAGCTACGGGCGGTCCGCAACACCCTCGACGGAAGGGACCCTTCCCGTCTGCAGCTCGACGAGCTCGTCGTCGAGCTCGCGACGC encodes:
- a CDS encoding response regulator transcription factor, with product MSSHHGLPTIILADDHPMMLQGLERLLGRRLDVIAKVTDGLELVDSAAELQPDLVLADISMPRLNGIEAVRRMKEVSPATRVLILSLHEEPDWVRAAFEAGAWGYLTKTSAAEEIEGAIEEILADRFYVSPRVTRSILSPPAPATAASKAASPAAPCSPEGAPLTPRELEIVGLVGQGLPNKDIAVHLGIALTTVRTHLNSIYSKLGHENRVELALSSARILAREA